The proteins below are encoded in one region of Flavobacterium sp. IMCC34852:
- a CDS encoding GyrI-like domain-containing protein has product MRILKYIFLLILLAFIGVTVYVATQKGDFEVSKSTVIQSPKGIVFDYINDYKNWETFGSWMTKNHGIAFNYPAKTMGPGANFSWQKDGDEGFIKTYFTKENDSLVQRGNLNGTTAAFHWKFKDTIGGTKITIHCRGKMDLLTKINTFFSGGMSGLLTDVFEKSLRNLDKTLDYEMKTYSIKVNGITQRNSGFCLKQTVSCKIKNLSKNIKIMMPRMVHFFKKNQLAMAGKPFVQYERYDEVNDFVTFSVCIPTTKQIFVASGSDVTSGEIVPFTCLKTTLTGDYSHTQEAWKKARKYIADNGFKENLAGKYTEVYIKTIDDIKQPSKWVTEIHIPVFPKAPVASPTLVLPTTTPVEPAQATTTPTTTP; this is encoded by the coding sequence ATGAGAATCTTAAAATATATATTCCTACTGATATTATTAGCTTTTATAGGCGTTACTGTTTATGTAGCTACTCAAAAAGGCGATTTTGAAGTGTCTAAAAGCACCGTAATTCAAAGCCCGAAAGGAATTGTTTTTGATTATATAAATGATTATAAAAATTGGGAAACCTTTGGCTCCTGGATGACTAAAAACCACGGTATTGCCTTTAATTATCCGGCCAAAACTATGGGACCAGGTGCTAATTTTTCTTGGCAAAAAGATGGAGATGAAGGATTTATCAAAACTTATTTCACCAAAGAAAATGACAGTTTGGTTCAAAGAGGAAACCTAAACGGAACCACTGCTGCTTTTCATTGGAAATTCAAAGATACGATCGGCGGTACCAAAATTACTATCCACTGCAGAGGCAAGATGGATTTATTGACTAAAATCAATACTTTTTTCAGTGGCGGAATGTCGGGACTTTTAACTGATGTATTTGAAAAGAGTTTGCGTAACCTTGACAAGACTTTAGACTATGAAATGAAAACCTACTCTATAAAGGTTAATGGTATTACCCAACGCAATTCGGGTTTTTGTTTGAAACAAACTGTTTCCTGTAAGATTAAAAATCTTTCTAAAAACATTAAAATTATGATGCCGCGTATGGTTCATTTCTTTAAAAAGAACCAACTGGCCATGGCCGGAAAACCTTTTGTGCAATATGAACGCTATGATGAAGTTAATGATTTTGTTACTTTTTCGGTTTGTATTCCAACTACCAAGCAAATTTTTGTGGCATCCGGCAGTGATGTAACTTCGGGAGAAATTGTCCCTTTTACTTGTTTGAAAACAACATTGACCGGAGATTATTCCCATACCCAAGAAGCTTGGAAAAAAGCCCGAAAATATATAGCTGATAATGGTTTCAAAGAAAACTTAGCCGGAAAATATACCGAGGTTTATATCAAAACCATAGACGATATCAAACAGCCGTCGAAATGGGTAACTGAAATTCACATTCCGGTTTTTCCAAAAGCTCCGGTTGCCTCTCCGACCTTGGTACTGCCTACAACCACGCCTGTTGAACCTGCTCAGGCTACCACTACTCCAACCACAACACCTTAA
- a CDS encoding RNA polymerase sigma factor — protein MQEEKDFIRELLNPKTQNAAFQKLLRDYQRPLYNHIRNIVLNHDDADDVLQNTFVKVFQYLKDFKGDSKLFSWMYRIATNEAITFINQKAKRKGTTSEAMQTKMVDNLKADDYFDGNEIQIKLQKAIALLPEKQQLVFKMKYFEEIKYEELSEILGTSVGALKASYHHAVKKIEDFMNTN, from the coding sequence TTGCAAGAGGAAAAGGATTTTATTCGGGAATTATTAAATCCGAAAACGCAGAATGCAGCGTTTCAAAAACTCTTGCGTGATTACCAAAGACCTTTGTACAATCATATTCGCAACATAGTATTGAACCACGATGATGCCGATGATGTACTGCAAAATACGTTTGTCAAAGTTTTTCAATATTTAAAGGATTTCAAAGGCGATAGTAAATTGTTTTCTTGGATGTACCGTATTGCTACAAACGAAGCGATTACCTTCATTAATCAAAAAGCCAAGCGTAAAGGCACAACCAGTGAAGCCATGCAAACCAAAATGGTCGACAATTTAAAAGCTGATGATTATTTTGATGGTAATGAAATTCAAATTAAACTGCAAAAAGCCATTGCCCTCTTGCCCGAAAAACAGCAATTGGTTTTTAAAATGAAGTATTTCGAAGAAATTAAATATGAAGAGTTATCGGAAATTTTAGGCACATCGGTTGGTGCATTGAAAGCATCCTACCATCACGCGGTGAAAAAAATTGAAGATTTTATGAATACCAATTAA
- a CDS encoding sensor of ECF-type sigma factor translates to MKTNKILIAIILLFSINTFAQGGRLMREKKDQIKAMKVAYITNELSLTPDEAAKFWPLYNAFEEKQHEIRKQKLKGYLDRIDDESFDNLSEKEASTILTQMESTEEELHQAKKKFVASLKGVIPSTKILKLKKAEEGFNRKLLQQYRDKKMGR, encoded by the coding sequence ATGAAAACAAATAAAATACTTATTGCCATTATCCTGCTTTTTTCGATAAACACCTTTGCCCAAGGTGGCCGTTTAATGAGAGAAAAAAAGGATCAAATTAAAGCTATGAAAGTGGCTTACATTACCAATGAACTATCATTAACACCGGATGAAGCTGCCAAGTTTTGGCCTCTGTATAATGCGTTTGAAGAGAAACAACATGAAATCAGAAAGCAAAAACTAAAAGGTTACTTGGACCGTATTGATGATGAATCTTTTGATAATTTATCTGAAAAAGAAGCCTCAACCATTTTAACCCAAATGGAAAGTACTGAAGAAGAATTGCACCAAGCCAAGAAAAAATTTGTAGCCAGCTTAAAAGGTGTCATTCCTTCCACCAAGATCCTAAAACTCAAAAAAGCTGAAGAAGGATTCAATCGAAAATTATTGCAACAATACCGCGATAAAAAAATGGGAAGATAA
- a CDS encoding WD40/YVTN/BNR-like repeat-containing protein — protein sequence MKNQLFLYAVFFLILGTNVKAQTFQSIKIDTILKDKISIRAIHIAKDRLYYTGSLGKVGYIRFDNNPNVSKQVVIADTPQRECRSIAANGTHIFALSIGDSARLRKISADLKERKTVYKEFGKKVFYDCMQFWNEKEGIAIGDPTADCLSIIITRDSGNTWQKLSCENLPKTVDGEAAFAASNTNIVIKGNHTWVVSGGKKSRVFHSNDKGKTWEVYETPIVQGEAMTGIFTADFYNENIGFIAGGNYEKPNQNFQNKAITTDGGKTWKLIGENTGFGYASCVQFVPKSKGKGIVSVGANGLHYSADGGYTWQQLSTDPTLYTIRFLDKDTAFAAGKDKIIKIEFKK from the coding sequence ATGAAAAATCAACTATTTCTTTACGCTGTATTTTTTTTGATTTTGGGTACCAATGTAAAAGCGCAAACTTTTCAATCGATTAAAATAGATACTATTTTGAAGGATAAAATCAGCATCAGAGCCATTCACATTGCCAAGGATAGACTTTATTACACCGGAAGCTTGGGGAAAGTTGGCTATATTCGTTTTGATAATAATCCGAATGTTTCCAAACAAGTTGTTATTGCAGATACACCACAGCGAGAATGCAGAAGTATTGCTGCTAATGGGACTCATATTTTTGCTTTATCAATAGGAGATTCGGCACGACTGCGAAAAATTTCTGCCGATTTAAAAGAACGAAAAACCGTTTACAAAGAGTTTGGGAAAAAAGTATTTTATGACTGTATGCAGTTTTGGAATGAAAAAGAAGGAATTGCCATTGGCGATCCGACAGCCGATTGCCTTTCAATAATAATTACCAGAGACAGTGGCAACACTTGGCAAAAATTATCATGTGAAAATTTACCTAAAACAGTTGATGGTGAAGCCGCGTTTGCGGCGAGTAATACTAATATAGTAATTAAGGGCAACCATACTTGGGTGGTTTCCGGCGGAAAGAAGTCAAGGGTTTTTCATTCGAATGACAAAGGCAAAACATGGGAAGTTTATGAAACACCCATAGTTCAAGGCGAAGCAATGACCGGAATCTTTACTGCCGATTTCTATAATGAAAATATCGGATTTATAGCGGGTGGCAATTATGAAAAACCAAACCAAAACTTTCAAAACAAAGCGATTACGACAGACGGTGGTAAAACTTGGAAATTGATAGGAGAAAATACCGGTTTTGGCTACGCTTCATGTGTTCAATTTGTGCCAAAATCTAAAGGAAAAGGGATTGTTTCCGTAGGAGCAAACGGTTTGCATTATTCTGCTGATGGTGGTTATACTTGGCAACAATTGTCAACCGATCCAACTTTATACACCATAAGATTTCTCGACAAAGACACCGCTTTTGCCGCAGGGAAAGACAAAATTATTAAGATTGAGTTCAAAAAATAA
- a CDS encoding KUP/HAK/KT family potassium transporter, whose protein sequence is MSSHNHSLHSKLSIGGLLVTLGIIYGDIGTSPLYVMKAILGVHEISRDIVLGGISCVFWTLTLQTTIKYVIITLSADNHGEGGIFALFALVKRTKIKWLIIPAIIGGSALLADGIITPPISVSAAVEGINTFYAMETRTIQIIVICILFVLFTIQQFGSKLVGKFFAPMMLIWFSMLGILGSLQVMNDLSVFNAINPYYAYELLLIHPEGFFVLGAVFLCTTGAEALYSDMGHCGRKNIRISWIFVKVMLLLNYFGQGAYLISHEGQTLEQLGGKDGNPFYLIMADWFQPIGVVIATMAAVIASQALISGSFTLINEAMRLNFWPKVKIKYPTELKGQLYIPSINWLLLLGCIGIVWYFEKSSAMEHAYGLAIVLCMIMTTILLNFYLIMKRVKWYIIGALITAYLVIELSFLAAILPKFIHGGFVTLIIASALIGVMATWYLAKQISKNYTKIVKIDDYKKVLAELSVDLSIPKYATHLVYMTNSNRSDEIEEKVMYSILQKRPKRADLYWFIHVNILSEPYKKEYRVTEIVKDDIYRIDFYLGFREPTKINLMFKQVIKEMVDRGEVDITSRYESLNKNNIIGDFKFVLSEKFLSNDSDLTFFEKVVMNTYFLMKKMSLSEEKGFGLDSSSVKIEQFPLVIHAPEKIEMRRIDGDRTIL, encoded by the coding sequence ATGAGTTCTCACAATCATAGTCTTCATAGCAAATTATCCATAGGTGGATTATTAGTAACATTAGGAATAATTTATGGAGACATCGGAACATCTCCGTTGTATGTAATGAAAGCCATACTTGGTGTTCACGAAATTTCAAGAGATATAGTTTTAGGCGGAATTTCGTGTGTATTTTGGACCTTGACATTACAAACCACAATAAAATATGTCATCATAACTTTAAGTGCGGATAATCACGGTGAAGGAGGAATTTTTGCCCTCTTTGCTCTAGTCAAAAGAACTAAAATTAAATGGCTTATCATTCCGGCAATTATTGGTGGTAGTGCTTTGCTGGCAGACGGTATTATAACGCCGCCTATCTCGGTTTCTGCGGCAGTTGAGGGTATTAATACCTTCTACGCTATGGAAACAAGGACAATTCAGATTATAGTAATTTGTATATTATTTGTTCTTTTCACCATTCAACAATTCGGTTCCAAATTAGTAGGTAAGTTTTTTGCCCCCATGATGTTAATTTGGTTCTCCATGTTGGGCATCTTGGGATCATTACAAGTCATGAATGATTTATCGGTTTTTAATGCCATAAATCCTTATTATGCTTATGAATTATTATTAATTCATCCTGAAGGTTTCTTCGTTTTAGGTGCTGTATTTTTGTGTACTACCGGTGCGGAAGCTTTGTATTCGGATATGGGGCATTGCGGAAGAAAAAATATCAGAATCAGCTGGATCTTTGTTAAAGTAATGTTGTTGCTCAACTACTTCGGGCAAGGCGCCTATTTAATTTCACATGAAGGCCAAACCCTAGAACAGTTAGGAGGAAAAGACGGCAATCCATTCTATTTAATCATGGCCGATTGGTTCCAACCTATCGGAGTGGTCATCGCTACTATGGCTGCGGTAATTGCCTCTCAAGCCTTAATCAGTGGTTCATTTACCTTAATCAATGAAGCCATGCGCCTAAACTTTTGGCCAAAAGTAAAAATCAAATATCCGACCGAATTAAAAGGGCAATTGTATATTCCTTCTATCAACTGGTTATTACTCTTGGGCTGTATCGGCATCGTTTGGTACTTTGAAAAATCAAGCGCCATGGAGCATGCTTATGGTTTAGCCATTGTTCTTTGTATGATTATGACCACTATTTTACTCAACTTCTATTTGATTATGAAACGCGTAAAATGGTATATCATTGGAGCATTAATTACCGCTTATCTAGTGATTGAACTGAGCTTTTTAGCTGCCATTCTTCCAAAATTTATTCATGGCGGATTTGTAACTCTTATCATTGCTTCTGCCTTAATAGGTGTCATGGCCACTTGGTATTTGGCCAAACAAATCAGTAAAAATTACACTAAAATTGTTAAAATTGATGATTACAAAAAGGTACTTGCCGAATTAAGTGTTGATTTATCTATCCCAAAATATGCAACTCACTTGGTTTACATGACCAACTCAAACAGAAGTGATGAGATCGAAGAAAAGGTAATGTATTCAATACTTCAAAAGCGACCGAAACGTGCCGATTTGTATTGGTTTATCCACGTTAATATCTTGAGCGAACCTTACAAAAAAGAATACCGTGTGACCGAAATTGTAAAAGATGACATTTACAGAATCGATTTTTATTTAGGCTTCCGTGAACCTACCAAAATTAACTTAATGTTCAAACAAGTAATCAAAGAAATGGTAGATCGCGGTGAGGTTGATATCACCAGTAGATACGAATCTCTCAACAAAAATAACATCATCGGCGACTTCAAATTTGTACTTTCAGAGAAATTCTTGTCTAATGACAGCGACCTAACTTTCTTTGAAAAAGTAGTCATGAATACTTATTTCTTGATGAAAAAAATGAGTTTGTCTGAAGAGAAAGGTTTTGGGCTCGATAGTAGTTCTGTAAAAATAGAACAGTTCCCATTGGTAATTCACGCTCCCGAAAAAATCGAAATGCGCAGAATTGACGGTGACCGAACTATTTTATAA
- a CDS encoding poly(ethylene terephthalate) hydrolase family protein: MKAIHQVVVIFLMMTLSQVGFSQPFQIGHTTINFTDASRNNRVIATEVYYPADVSGDNVSMTTVSGTFPVLSFGHGFVMTWDAYQNVWNALVPNGYIMVFPKTEGSLSPSHLEFGKDLAFVLDQMTVLNTNVSSVFYNRISTMNAVMGHSMGGGASFLAAQLNSNIKTLVNFAAAETNPSAITAAASISIPSLLFSGANDCVTPPNAHQIPMYNGLAGNCKTLISITGGSHCQMANSNFFCNVGESSCSPQPTISRAVQQTIINTYLLPWLDYQLKGNCSQGNLFDTQIVADNAITFQKNCLQCNGLSVAVSEAESFIKVYPNPAGDYIKIEGKASESYQIKIADSHARIISEKSFMHSTTIETETLAHGIYLYTVLCNGKVIGTGKIIK, encoded by the coding sequence ATGAAAGCTATTCATCAGGTTGTTGTTATTTTTCTCATGATGACTTTGAGTCAAGTTGGTTTTAGCCAACCGTTTCAAATAGGACATACCACCATTAATTTTACTGATGCTTCCCGAAACAATAGGGTGATTGCCACGGAAGTTTATTATCCGGCTGATGTTTCGGGCGATAATGTTTCGATGACTACGGTAAGCGGTACTTTTCCGGTGTTGAGTTTTGGTCACGGATTTGTGATGACTTGGGATGCTTATCAAAATGTTTGGAATGCTTTGGTGCCCAATGGTTATATCATGGTTTTTCCCAAGACAGAAGGTTCACTATCACCGTCGCATTTAGAGTTTGGAAAGGATTTGGCTTTTGTTTTAGACCAAATGACCGTTTTGAATACTAATGTTTCTTCGGTTTTTTACAATAGAATCAGTACGATGAATGCCGTGATGGGACACAGTATGGGTGGCGGCGCTTCTTTTTTGGCGGCACAACTTAATAGTAACATTAAAACCTTGGTCAATTTTGCTGCGGCTGAAACCAATCCTTCGGCTATAACAGCTGCGGCATCTATTAGCATTCCGTCATTATTATTTTCGGGTGCTAATGATTGTGTTACACCGCCCAATGCCCATCAGATTCCTATGTATAACGGATTGGCCGGCAATTGTAAAACCTTAATCAGCATAACGGGTGGGAGTCATTGTCAGATGGCCAACAGTAACTTTTTTTGTAATGTAGGCGAAAGTTCTTGTTCGCCACAGCCTACCATCAGCAGAGCGGTTCAGCAAACGATTATCAATACCTATCTTTTGCCTTGGTTGGATTATCAGTTGAAAGGAAATTGTAGTCAGGGCAATTTATTTGACACCCAAATCGTAGCAGACAATGCCATAACGTTCCAAAAGAATTGTCTTCAATGTAATGGTTTGAGTGTAGCTGTTTCTGAAGCGGAAAGTTTTATCAAAGTGTATCCCAATCCGGCCGGTGATTATATAAAGATAGAAGGAAAGGCGTCAGAAAGTTATCAAATAAAAATAGCAGACAGCCATGCCCGAATCATTTCAGAAAAATCATTTATGCATTCAACTACTATTGAAACCGAGACTTTAGCCCACGGTATCTATCTTTATACTGTTCTTTGTAACGGAAAAGTAATTGGTACCGGAAAAATTATAAAATAG
- a CDS encoding RsmB/NOP family class I SAM-dependent RNA methyltransferase produces the protein MRLHRNLVYTTIDSLNAIFNEGEYADKVVARALKKDKRWGSSDRKFVAETIYEIVRWKRLYMEIAGVKEPFDRDQLWRIFAVWAVLRGYPIPDWRQLEGTPERKIKGRFDELSKIRKMRESIPDWMDELGVKELGEEVWTKEIAAQNKQAQVILRVNTLKTTKEKLRAILMDLNIETEFLKDQPDALVLKERANVFLTDAFKEGLFEVQDASSQLVAAFLDVQPGMRVVDTCAGAGGKTLHMASLMQNKGQLIAMDLYESKLKQLKLRAKRNGAFNIEYRIIDSTKVIKKLHEKADRVLIDAPCSGLGVLKRNPDAKWKLQPEFIDNIKKVQAEVLENYSKIVKPGGKLVYATCSVLPSENQEQVKHFLTTEIGKSFTFVKDTKILAQETGFDGFYMALLERKKEA, from the coding sequence ATGCGATTACATCGAAATTTAGTCTACACCACCATTGATTCCTTAAACGCCATTTTTAACGAAGGCGAATATGCCGATAAAGTCGTGGCTCGTGCCTTAAAAAAAGACAAACGTTGGGGAAGTTCCGACCGTAAATTTGTGGCCGAAACCATCTACGAAATCGTACGCTGGAAAAGACTTTACATGGAAATTGCCGGGGTAAAAGAACCTTTCGACCGTGACCAATTATGGCGAATCTTTGCCGTTTGGGCTGTCCTTCGTGGTTATCCTATCCCCGATTGGCGTCAATTGGAAGGCACACCCGAACGCAAAATCAAAGGCCGTTTTGACGAATTGTCTAAAATCAGAAAAATGCGCGAATCTATTCCGGATTGGATGGATGAATTGGGTGTCAAAGAATTAGGCGAAGAAGTTTGGACCAAAGAAATTGCGGCCCAAAACAAACAAGCGCAAGTGATTCTGAGAGTGAATACTTTAAAAACAACCAAAGAAAAACTCCGCGCCATTTTAATGGACTTAAACATCGAAACCGAGTTTTTAAAAGACCAACCCGATGCTTTAGTCTTAAAAGAAAGAGCTAATGTGTTCTTAACCGATGCTTTCAAAGAAGGTTTATTTGAAGTACAAGACGCTTCTTCCCAATTGGTTGCTGCCTTCCTGGATGTACAACCCGGTATGAGAGTTGTGGATACTTGCGCGGGTGCCGGTGGAAAAACCCTTCACATGGCTTCGCTTATGCAAAACAAAGGGCAATTAATTGCCATGGATTTGTATGAAAGCAAACTCAAACAATTAAAATTAAGAGCCAAAAGAAACGGCGCTTTCAATATAGAATACCGTATAATCGACTCGACTAAAGTCATCAAAAAACTTCACGAAAAAGCCGATAGGGTTTTGATTGACGCACCCTGCAGCGGATTGGGCGTATTAAAAAGAAACCCCGACGCCAAGTGGAAACTGCAACCGGAATTCATTGACAACATCAAAAAAGTACAAGCCGAAGTTTTAGAAAACTATTCTAAAATAGTTAAACCGGGAGGCAAACTCGTTTACGCCACTTGCTCAGTCTTACCCTCTGAAAATCAGGAACAAGTTAAGCATTTCTTAACCACCGAAATCGGCAAATCTTTTACCTTTGTAAAAGATACTAAAATTTTAGCCCAAGAGACCGGATTTGACGGCTTTTACATGGCTTTACTGGAACGAAAAAAAGAAGCATAA
- a CDS encoding endonuclease, with protein MKKIFTLLLLGNVFLGFAQIPAGYYNTATGTGYTLKTQLFNIINDHNDRGYNPGLYITYETSDIDNYYENNGTMLDMYTENPTGTECEYVYGGGLQDDGTLGNAECQRYNREHLIPQSVYNSATPMYSDAHCVVPSDKYVNAQRDSWPFSKVNNATSTYSNGSKKGSNLNSGYSAGYTGTVFEPIDEFKGDIARMLLYFATRYEDQVAGWNYSMFNGTNDQVFTNQSINVLLTWHNNDPVSQREIDRNNAIYVRQNNRNPYIDHPEYAMQIWGTLLSNPTFNTTTTANIYPNPSQDGNITVESQSTIDTIEIITINGQVLQQIKNPTLNSNTYTISNLPKGFYFVKIASGSGAVTKKVLVN; from the coding sequence ATGAAGAAAATCTTTACCCTTTTATTATTAGGTAATGTGTTTTTGGGTTTTGCCCAAATACCGGCAGGTTATTACAATACTGCAACCGGAACCGGTTACACCTTAAAAACACAACTTTTCAATATCATTAACGACCACAATGATAGAGGTTATAATCCCGGATTATACATTACTTATGAAACATCTGATATAGACAACTATTATGAAAATAATGGAACTATGTTGGACATGTACACTGAAAACCCAACTGGAACCGAATGTGAATATGTATATGGTGGTGGTTTACAAGATGATGGTACGTTAGGAAATGCTGAATGTCAAAGATACAACAGAGAACATTTAATACCACAATCGGTTTATAACTCTGCAACTCCTATGTACTCTGATGCTCATTGCGTTGTACCGTCTGATAAATATGTTAACGCACAAAGAGACAGTTGGCCATTTAGCAAAGTAAACAATGCGACTTCAACCTATTCCAATGGTTCAAAAAAAGGTTCTAACTTAAACTCAGGTTACTCTGCCGGTTACACCGGAACAGTTTTCGAACCGATTGACGAGTTCAAAGGAGACATCGCTCGTATGCTCTTGTATTTTGCCACTCGCTACGAAGACCAAGTAGCCGGATGGAATTACTCTATGTTCAACGGTACCAACGATCAGGTTTTTACTAATCAATCAATCAATGTACTTTTAACTTGGCACAATAACGATCCGGTAAGTCAAAGAGAAATCGACCGAAATAATGCTATTTATGTTCGTCAAAACAACCGTAACCCTTACATTGACCATCCGGAATATGCCATGCAAATTTGGGGTACTTTATTGAGCAACCCAACATTCAACACCACAACTACGGCCAATATTTATCCTAATCCTTCACAGGACGGAAATATAACGGTTGAATCTCAATCAACCATTGATACTATTGAAATCATTACTATCAATGGTCAGGTTTTACAGCAAATCAAAAACCCAACTCTAAACAGTAATACTTACACTATCAGCAATTTACCCAAAGGGTTTTACTTCGTCAAAATAGCTTCCGGCTCAGGTGCTGTGACGAAAAAAGTTTTGGTAAACTAA